In a genomic window of Zingiber officinale cultivar Zhangliang chromosome 9B, Zo_v1.1, whole genome shotgun sequence:
- the LOC122025561 gene encoding vacuolar protein sorting-associated protein 45 homolog isoform X1, producing MVLISLVRDYIGRMLQDIPGMKVLILDSQTVSIVSVAYSQSELLKKEVFLVELVDSMSKETMSHLKAVYFLRPSNENIQKLRRQLANPRFGEYHLFFSNILKITQIQVLADSDEQEVVHQIQEFFADFCAIDPFHFTLNIPMHHIYMLPTVVDPPSSQSFCDRAVDGIAGVFLALKRRPVIRYQRTSDIAKRIAQETAKLMYEQESGLFDFRRTEFSPLLLVIDRRDDPVTPLLNQWTYQAMVHELIGIEDNKVDLRNIGKVSKDQQEVVLSSEQDNFFKANMYENFGDLGMNIKTMVDEFQQVAKSNQNIQTIDDMAKFVDNYPEYRKMQGNVSKHVTMVTEMSRIVDERKLMTVSQTEQELACNGGQAAAFEAVTNLLNNEAISDVDRLRLVMLYALRYEKESPVQLMQLFNKLASCSAKYKPGLVQFLLKQAGVDRRTGDLYGNRDLLNIARNMARGLKGVENVYTQHQPLLFQTMESIIKGRLREVDYPFIGNHFQQGRPQDVVIFIVGGTTYEEARTVALHNASNSGTRFILGGTAVLNSRRFLRDLEEAQAISRKSNAI from the exons ATGGTGCTGATCTCTCTGGTTCGTGACTACATCGGGCGGATGCTGCAGGACATCCCCGGAATGAAAGTCCTCATCCTTGATTCGCAAACT GTCAGCATTGTAAGTGTTGCATATAGTCAATCAGAGCTGCTCAAGAAGGAGgtatttttggtggaacttgttgATTCCATGTCCAAGGAAACAATGAGTCACCTAAAAGCAGTTTACTTTCTCCGTCCATCCAATGAGAATATCCAAAAATTACGACGTCAATTGGCCAACCCCAGATTTGGAGAATATCACCTAT TTTTCtccaatattttgaaaattacccAGATTCAAGTACTTGCAGACTCTGACGAACAGGAAGTTGTACACCAAATTCAA GAGTTCTTTGCTGACTTTTGTGCCATTGATCCTTTCCATTTCACTTTAAACATTCcaatgcatcacatatacatgcTGCCAACCGTTGTGGATCCTCCAAGTTCCCAAAGTTTCTGTGATCGAGCAGTTGATGGGATTGCTGGTGTTTTTTTAGCACTCAAGCGTCGTCCTGTTATTAGGTATCAGCGAACTTCTGATATTGCTAAAAGAATAGCACAAGAAACTGCA AAACTTATGTATGAGCAAGAAAGTGGTCTGTTTGATTTTAGGCGTACGGAGTTCTCCCCGTTGTTGCTTGTAATTGACCGGAGGGATGATCCAGTTACACCCCTACTGAACCAATGGACATATCAA GCAATGGTTCATGAGCTAATTGGAATTGAAGATAATAAAGTAGATTTGAGGAACATTGGCAAAGTCTCCAAAGATCAGCAG GAGGTGGTGCTTTCATCAGAACAAGATAACTTCTTCAAAGCTAACATGTATGAGAATTTTGGGGACCTCGGAATGAATATTAAGACAATGGTGGATGAGTTTCAGCAGGTGGCAAAGAGTAATCAAAACATTCAGACAATAG ACGATATGGCAAAATTTGTGGACAATTACCCCGAGTACCGAAAGATGCAAGGAAATGTTTCAAAGCATGTAACAATGGTTACAGAAATGAGTAGAATTGTTGATGAGAGAAAGCTCATGACTGTTTCACAAACTGAACAAGAGCTTGCTTGTAATGGTGGACAAGCAGCAGCATTCGAG GCTGTCACCAATCTTCTGAATAATGAAGCTATTTCTGACGTGGATCGATTGCGGCTAGTAATGTTGTATGCCTTACGCTATGAGAAAGAGAGCCCAGTTCAATTGATGCAACTTTTCAACAAGTTAGCTTCTTGTTCTGCAAAATATAAGCCTGGG CTTGTCCAATTCCTCCTAAAGCAAGCAGGAGTTGATAGGCGAACTGGAGATCTCTATGGTAATCGTGATCTACTGAACATTGCTCGGAATATGGCCCGTGGACTTAAG GGTGTTGAGAATGTGTATACTCAACATCAGCCACTTCTATTCCAAACAATGGAAAGCATCATCAAAGGACGACTAAGAGAAGTTGACTATCCATTTATCGGCAATCACTTTCAACAAGGGAG ACCTCAGGATGTAGTGATATTCATTGTTGGGGGGACAACATACGAGGAGGCTCGCACCGTGGCTCTGCACAATGCTTCAAATTCCGGAACACGTTTCATACTTGGAGGCACAGCAGTTCTCAACTCCAGGAG GTTCTTAAGAGACCTAGAAGAGGCACAAGCGATATCACGCAAGAGCAATGCCATCTAA
- the LOC122025561 gene encoding vacuolar protein sorting-associated protein 45 homolog isoform X2: protein MRISKNYDVNWPTPDLENITYLCSCVVFSNILKITQIQVLADSDEQEVVHQIQEFFADFCAIDPFHFTLNIPMHHIYMLPTVVDPPSSQSFCDRAVDGIAGVFLALKRRPVIRYQRTSDIAKRIAQETAKLMYEQESGLFDFRRTEFSPLLLVIDRRDDPVTPLLNQWTYQAMVHELIGIEDNKVDLRNIGKVSKDQQEVVLSSEQDNFFKANMYENFGDLGMNIKTMVDEFQQVAKSNQNIQTIDDMAKFVDNYPEYRKMQGNVSKHVTMVTEMSRIVDERKLMTVSQTEQELACNGGQAAAFEAVTNLLNNEAISDVDRLRLVMLYALRYEKESPVQLMQLFNKLASCSAKYKPGLVQFLLKQAGVDRRTGDLYGNRDLLNIARNMARGLKGVENVYTQHQPLLFQTMESIIKGRLREVDYPFIGNHFQQGRPQDVVIFIVGGTTYEEARTVALHNASNSGTRFILGGTAVLNSRRFLRDLEEAQAISRKSNAI, encoded by the exons ATGAGAATATCCAAAAATTACGACGTCAATTGGCCAACCCCAGATTTGGAGAATATCACCTAT CTTTGTTCTTGTGTAGTTTTCtccaatattttgaaaattacccAGATTCAAGTACTTGCAGACTCTGACGAACAGGAAGTTGTACACCAAATTCAA GAGTTCTTTGCTGACTTTTGTGCCATTGATCCTTTCCATTTCACTTTAAACATTCcaatgcatcacatatacatgcTGCCAACCGTTGTGGATCCTCCAAGTTCCCAAAGTTTCTGTGATCGAGCAGTTGATGGGATTGCTGGTGTTTTTTTAGCACTCAAGCGTCGTCCTGTTATTAGGTATCAGCGAACTTCTGATATTGCTAAAAGAATAGCACAAGAAACTGCA AAACTTATGTATGAGCAAGAAAGTGGTCTGTTTGATTTTAGGCGTACGGAGTTCTCCCCGTTGTTGCTTGTAATTGACCGGAGGGATGATCCAGTTACACCCCTACTGAACCAATGGACATATCAA GCAATGGTTCATGAGCTAATTGGAATTGAAGATAATAAAGTAGATTTGAGGAACATTGGCAAAGTCTCCAAAGATCAGCAG GAGGTGGTGCTTTCATCAGAACAAGATAACTTCTTCAAAGCTAACATGTATGAGAATTTTGGGGACCTCGGAATGAATATTAAGACAATGGTGGATGAGTTTCAGCAGGTGGCAAAGAGTAATCAAAACATTCAGACAATAG ACGATATGGCAAAATTTGTGGACAATTACCCCGAGTACCGAAAGATGCAAGGAAATGTTTCAAAGCATGTAACAATGGTTACAGAAATGAGTAGAATTGTTGATGAGAGAAAGCTCATGACTGTTTCACAAACTGAACAAGAGCTTGCTTGTAATGGTGGACAAGCAGCAGCATTCGAG GCTGTCACCAATCTTCTGAATAATGAAGCTATTTCTGACGTGGATCGATTGCGGCTAGTAATGTTGTATGCCTTACGCTATGAGAAAGAGAGCCCAGTTCAATTGATGCAACTTTTCAACAAGTTAGCTTCTTGTTCTGCAAAATATAAGCCTGGG CTTGTCCAATTCCTCCTAAAGCAAGCAGGAGTTGATAGGCGAACTGGAGATCTCTATGGTAATCGTGATCTACTGAACATTGCTCGGAATATGGCCCGTGGACTTAAG GGTGTTGAGAATGTGTATACTCAACATCAGCCACTTCTATTCCAAACAATGGAAAGCATCATCAAAGGACGACTAAGAGAAGTTGACTATCCATTTATCGGCAATCACTTTCAACAAGGGAG ACCTCAGGATGTAGTGATATTCATTGTTGGGGGGACAACATACGAGGAGGCTCGCACCGTGGCTCTGCACAATGCTTCAAATTCCGGAACACGTTTCATACTTGGAGGCACAGCAGTTCTCAACTCCAGGAG GTTCTTAAGAGACCTAGAAGAGGCACAAGCGATATCACGCAAGAGCAATGCCATCTAA
- the LOC122025562 gene encoding uncharacterized protein LOC122025562 isoform X1, whose product MPTFTAIALERLLEPGSRDPAQKPPPIPITVERAARDTTVRKSVPWPYISPALYATPVATPLPDSPSSIVSESPYLINHKRRGPRLINGFQKSDASNGQSQQSDVELKVDVVQTSDHGIKSREADNAHTSNGETLTDEASDGKVQNQNMDIGKVGAEDVKKPLSHTIERDDGNDDSFDIHSIASNFKIGDISSQTGSSTSMGEFYDALEEFSSGGTPQSSYNNSEDELCDMKLNLLLEIQKRAQAEESLEQLRNLWQKLSHQLSLLGLSLPIPPNNSEDINAQLNLEPVEELPQQIVVARFVADAISRGCARAEVELEMEPQIAAKNFEISRLGDRLQYYEVANREISQRNQQAVEMARQQRNKRKKRQKWVWGSVCLAISLSATAITWSYLSPSNLIADECDASTGSEQEY is encoded by the exons ATGCCGACTTTCACCGCGATCGCCTTGGAAAGGCTTTTGGAGCCCGGGTCTCGGGATCCTGCGCAGAAGCCGCCTCCGATTCCGATCACGGTGGAAAGAGCGGCACGAGACACTACTGTAAGGAAGAGCGTTCCCTGGCCATATATTTCACCTGCCCTCTATGCCACCCCGGTTGCTACTCCGCTTCCCGATTCTCCTTCGTCAATTGTTTCAGAATCTCCATATCTGATCAACCATAAGAGACGAGGACCTCGTCTCATTAATGGTTTCCAGAAGAGTGATGCCAGTAACGGACAGTCTCAGCAATCAGACGTGGAACTGAAGGTTGATGTTGTGCAAACAAGTGACCATGGGATCAAGAGTCGTGAAGCTGATAATGCCCACACAAGCAATGGTGAGACATTAACAGACGAAGCTAGCGATGGGAAGGTGCAAAACCAGAATATGGATATTGGAAAGGTTGGAGCTGAGGATGTCAAGAAGCCTCTTTCTCATACTATAGAAAGAGATGACGGAAATGATGACTCTTTTGACATCCATAGCATCGCAAGCAATTTTAAGATTGGAGATATCTCTAGTCAGACTGGATCAAGTACTTCTATGGGGGAATTCTATGATGCTTTGGAAG AGTTCTCTAGTGGTGGCACACCACAATCTTCCTATAACAACTCGGAAGATGAATTGTGTGACATGAAGCTTAATCTTCTGTTGGAGATACAGAAGCGGGCACAGGCTGAAGAATCACTGGAGCAATTGCGAAATCTCTGGCAGAAGCTTTCCCATCAGCTGTCACTACTGGGACTAAGTCTACCTATTCCACCAAATAACTCTGAAGATATAAATGCACAATTAAACTTGGAACCTGTGGAGGAATTGCCCCAACAGATTGTTGTTGCACGCTTTGTTGCTGATGCTATTAGCCGGGGTTGTGCACGCGCTGAGGTTGAACTAGAGATGGAACCTCAAATTGCAGCGAAGAATTTTGAGATTAGTAGGCTGGGGGATCGACTCCAGTATTATGAAGTTGCAAATAGGGAAATATCTCAGAGGAATCAACAGGCAGTTG AAATGGCTAGGCAACAAAGGAACAAGCGCAAGAAGAGACAGAAATGGGTTTGGGGTTCAGTCTGCCTTGCCATCTCACTAAGTGCCACTGCTATTACCTGGTCTTATCTTTCTCCATCGAATCTGATTGCTGACGAGTGTGATGCGTCTACCGGTAGTGAGCAAGAATATTGA
- the LOC122025562 gene encoding uncharacterized protein LOC122025562 isoform X2 yields MPTFTAIALERLLEPGSRDPAQKPPPIPITVERAARDTTVRKSVPWPYISPALYATPVATPLPDSPSSIVSESPYLINHKRRGPRLINGFQKSDASNGQSQQSDVELKVDVVQTSDHGIKSREADNAHTSNGETLTDEASDGKVQNQNMDIGKVGAEDVKKPLSHTIERDDGNDDSFDIHSIASNFKIGDISSQTGSSTSMGEFYDALEEFSSGGTPQSSYNNSEDELCDMKLNLLLEIQKRAQAEESLEQLRNLWQKLSHQLSLLGLSLPIPPNNSEDINAQLNLEPVEELPQQIVVARFVADAISRGCARAEVELEMEPQIAAKNFEISRLGDRLQYYEVANREISQRNQQAVGAIGCSK; encoded by the exons ATGCCGACTTTCACCGCGATCGCCTTGGAAAGGCTTTTGGAGCCCGGGTCTCGGGATCCTGCGCAGAAGCCGCCTCCGATTCCGATCACGGTGGAAAGAGCGGCACGAGACACTACTGTAAGGAAGAGCGTTCCCTGGCCATATATTTCACCTGCCCTCTATGCCACCCCGGTTGCTACTCCGCTTCCCGATTCTCCTTCGTCAATTGTTTCAGAATCTCCATATCTGATCAACCATAAGAGACGAGGACCTCGTCTCATTAATGGTTTCCAGAAGAGTGATGCCAGTAACGGACAGTCTCAGCAATCAGACGTGGAACTGAAGGTTGATGTTGTGCAAACAAGTGACCATGGGATCAAGAGTCGTGAAGCTGATAATGCCCACACAAGCAATGGTGAGACATTAACAGACGAAGCTAGCGATGGGAAGGTGCAAAACCAGAATATGGATATTGGAAAGGTTGGAGCTGAGGATGTCAAGAAGCCTCTTTCTCATACTATAGAAAGAGATGACGGAAATGATGACTCTTTTGACATCCATAGCATCGCAAGCAATTTTAAGATTGGAGATATCTCTAGTCAGACTGGATCAAGTACTTCTATGGGGGAATTCTATGATGCTTTGGAAG AGTTCTCTAGTGGTGGCACACCACAATCTTCCTATAACAACTCGGAAGATGAATTGTGTGACATGAAGCTTAATCTTCTGTTGGAGATACAGAAGCGGGCACAGGCTGAAGAATCACTGGAGCAATTGCGAAATCTCTGGCAGAAGCTTTCCCATCAGCTGTCACTACTGGGACTAAGTCTACCTATTCCACCAAATAACTCTGAAGATATAAATGCACAATTAAACTTGGAACCTGTGGAGGAATTGCCCCAACAGATTGTTGTTGCACGCTTTGTTGCTGATGCTATTAGCCGGGGTTGTGCACGCGCTGAGGTTGAACTAGAGATGGAACCTCAAATTGCAGCGAAGAATTTTGAGATTAGTAGGCTGGGGGATCGACTCCAGTATTATGAAGTTGCAAATAGGGAAATATCTCAGAGGAATCAACAGGCAGTTG GAGCAATTGGCTGTTCGAAATAA
- the LOC122025235 gene encoding protein RER1A-like gives MEVDGAAASVPLLKWKSDFSRTFQYYLDKSTPHATGRWLGTAGMAAIYFLRVYFIQGFYIITYGLGIYLLNLLIGFLSPLADPELEGTDGPALPTKGSDEFKPFVRRLPEFKFWYSITKAFCVAFVMTFFSVFDVPVFWPILLFYWIVLFFLTMKRQIVHMIKYKYVPFSMGKQKYGEKMAGSSGLVKD, from the exons ATGGAGGTCGATGGCGCAGCTGCGTCGGTTCCCTTACTGAAATGGAAAAGCGACTTCTCGAGAACATTTCAGTACTACCTGGATAAATCGACTCCTCACGCGACTGGAAGGTGGCTCGGTACTGCCGGAATGGCGGCCATCTATTTCCTGCGTGTTTACTTCATCCAGGGGTTTTACATAATCACGTATGGGCTAGGGATCTATCTGCTAAATCTCTTGATTGGGTTCCTCTCGCCGTTAGCGGATCCAGAGCTTGAAGGTACTGATGGACCTGCCTTGCCGACGAAGGGCTCGGATGAGTTCAAACCATTTGTGCGCCGTCTTCCTGAATTCAAGTTCTG GTATTCCATAACAAAAGCTTTCTGTGTTGCCTTTGTGATGACCTTCTTCTCTGTATTTGACGTCCCCGTCTTTTGGCCCATTCTTCTGTTCTACTGGATTGTTCTTTTCTTCTTAACAATGAAACGCCAAATTGTGCACATGATCAAGTACAAGTATGTTCCATTCAGCATGGGAAAGCAG AAATATGGAGAAAAAATGGCTGGAAGCAGCGGACTGGTAAAGGATTGA